The following coding sequences are from one Syngnathus acus chromosome 12, fSynAcu1.2, whole genome shotgun sequence window:
- the LOC119131066 gene encoding formin-binding protein 1 isoform X10, which produces MDKVESLFKQQQFKDQFDNLEKHTQWGIDFLEKYAKFVKERSEIEINYAKQIRNLSKKYQPKKTSREEEENKYTFCKAFLTTLNELNDYAGQHEVIAENLTSQIITELSRYLQDLKTDRKSHFHDGRKAQQHIESLWKQLESCKRKFERDCKEADKAQQYFDKMDADINVTKADVEKRSSLKARQHAQVRHQMAADSKSDYSSYLHKFNQEQNEHYYTVIPNIFQKLQDMEEKRIERLGACMRTFADVDRQVIPIVGKCLDGMSKAAEAIEAKTDSKQVVESYKSGFEPPGDVEFEDYEQAMKRAVSESSLNNSRGEVRERPTGKSKGKLWPFIKNKNKFMSLLTSPRQPPPAPPASSPPSPSADSQSPKQHKEPLSHRLNDFMASKPKMHCLRSLRRGLSLKLLTLNSHVRNLIEGSGPEDFSHLPPEQRRKKLQGKLDELNKDIQKETDQRDALTKMKDVYVKNPQMGDAASLDPRLAELGQNIEKLQFEVQKFEGWLAEVEERMPSKSDTHRRSGLYESHSSGAVNNNCAQDRERPSSSPDGSYTEEQNSEIHEKANVANAKPPPVAVTPEFDDEFDDEESLPTIGNCKALYPFDGHNEGTISVAEGELLYVIEEDKGDGWTRVRRNQDEEGYVPTSYVEVFLGTNAKGAMTYI; this is translated from the exons GAATTTATCCAAGAAGTACCAACCGAAGAAGACCTCgcgggaagaggaggagaacaa GTACACGTTCTGCAAGGCCTTCCTGACCACGCTCAACGAGCTCAACGACTACGCCGGGCAGCACGAGGTGATCGCCGAGAACTTGACGTCGCAGATCATCACCGAGCTCTCGCGCTACCTGCAGGATCTCAAGACCGACAGGAAGTCG CACTTCCACGATGGCCGCAAAGCGCAGCAGCACATCGAGAGCTTGTGGAAACAGCTCGAGTCG TGTAAAAGGAAGTTTGAGCGGGATTGCAAAGAGGCCGACAAAGCGCAGCAGTACTTTGACAAGATGGACGCCGACATCAACGTGACAAAGGCCGACGTGGAAAAG CGAAGTTCCCTCAAG gcGCGGCAGCACGCTCAGGTCAGGCACCAGATGGCGGCCGACAGCAAGAGCGATTACTCGTCCTACCTGCACAAGTTCAACCAGGAGCAGAACGAACACTATTACACCGTCATACCCAACATCTTCCAG AAACTCCAAGACATGGAGGAGAAGCGCATTGAGAGGTTAGGAGCGTGCATGAGGACGTTCGCCGACGTGGACCGGCAGGTCATCCCCATCGTGGGAAAGTGTCTGGACGGCATGAGCAAGGCGGCCGAGGCCATCGAGGCCAAAACG GACTCCAAGCAGGTCGTGGAGTCGTACAAGTCCGGCTTTGAGCCGCCGGGGGACGTGGAGTTCGAGGACTACGAGCAGGCCATGAAGAGGGCGGTGTCGGAAAGCAGCTTGAACAACTCTCGGGGGGAGGTCCGCGAGAGGCCCACCGGCAAAAGCAAAGGCAAACTCTGGCCTTTCatcaagaacaaaaacaag TTTATGTCCCTGTTAACGTCCCCCCGGCAGCCCCCGCCCGCCCCCCCGGCCTCCTCCCCGCCCTCACCCTCTGCCGACTCCCAATCTCCCAAGCAGCACAAGGAGCCCCTCTCGCACCGCCTCAACGACTTCATGGCCTCCAAGCCCAAAATGCACTGCCTGCGGAGCCTGAGGCGAGGG CTTTCTCTCAAGCTG CTCACACTCAATTCCCACGTCCGGAATCTCATTGAG GGTTCCGGACCTGAGGACTTCAGCCACCTGCCGCCGGAACAGCGAAGGAAGAAGCTGCAGGGCAAGTTGGACGAGCTCAACAAAGACATTCAAAAGGAGACGGACCAGAG GGACGCGCTGACCAAGATGAAAGACGTTTACGTGAAGAATCCGCAGATGGGCGACGCCGCCAGCCTGGACCCTCGGTTAGCCGAGCTCGGGCAGAACATCGAGAAGCTGCAGTTTGAAGTGCAGAAATTTGAG GGCTGGCTGGCCGAGGTGGAGGAGCGGATGCCCTCCAAGAGCGACACGCATCGGCGGAGCGGACTCTACGAGAGCCACAGCAGCGGCGCCGTCAACAACAACTGCGCCCAGGATCGAGAGAG GCCCTCGAGCAGCCCCGACGGCAGCTACACGGAGGAGCAGAATTCGGAGATCCACGAAAAGGCCAACGTGGCCAACGCCAAGCCCCCCCCGGTGGCCGTCACGCCCGAGTTTGACGACGAGTTTGACGACGAGGAGTCGCTGCCCACCATCGGAAACTGCAAAGCCTTGTATCCGTTTGACG GCCACAACGAGGGCACCATCTCGGTGGCCGAGGGCGAGCTGCTCTACGTCATCGAGGAGGACAAAGGCGACGGCTGGACGCGGGTGCGCCGCAACCAGGACGAGGAGGGCTACGTGCCCACCTCCTACGTGGAGGTCTTCTTGGGGACCAACGCCAAAGGTGCCATGACCTACATTTGA
- the LOC119131066 gene encoding formin-binding protein 1 homolog isoform X26, with the protein MSWGSELWDQFDNLEKHTQWGIDFLEKYAKFVKERSEIEINYAKQIRNLSKKYQPKKTSREEEENKYTFCKAFLTTLNELNDYAGQHEVIAENLTSQIITELSRYLQDLKTDRKSHFHDGRKAQQHIESLWKQLESCKRKFERDCKEADKAQQYFDKMDADINVTKADVEKARQHAQVRHQMAADSKSDYSSYLHKFNQEQNEHYYTVIPNIFQKLQDMEEKRIERLGACMRTFADVDRQVIPIVGKCLDGMSKAAEAIEAKTDSKQVVESYKSGFEPPGDVEFEDYEQAMKRAVSESSLNNSRGEVRERPTGKSKGKLWPFIKNKNKLSLKLGSGPEDFSHLPPEQRRKKLQGKLDELNKDIQKETDQRDALTKMKDVYVKNPQMGDAASLDPRLAELGQNIEKLQFEVQKFEGWLAEVEERMPSKSDTHRRSGLYESHSSGAVNNNCAQDRESPDGSYTEEQNSEIHEKANVANAKPPPVAVTPEFDDEFDDEESLPTIGNCKALYPFDGHNEGTISVAEGELLYVIEEDKGDGWTRVRRNQDEEGYVPTSYVEVFLGTNAKGAMTYI; encoded by the exons GAATTTATCCAAGAAGTACCAACCGAAGAAGACCTCgcgggaagaggaggagaacaa GTACACGTTCTGCAAGGCCTTCCTGACCACGCTCAACGAGCTCAACGACTACGCCGGGCAGCACGAGGTGATCGCCGAGAACTTGACGTCGCAGATCATCACCGAGCTCTCGCGCTACCTGCAGGATCTCAAGACCGACAGGAAGTCG CACTTCCACGATGGCCGCAAAGCGCAGCAGCACATCGAGAGCTTGTGGAAACAGCTCGAGTCG TGTAAAAGGAAGTTTGAGCGGGATTGCAAAGAGGCCGACAAAGCGCAGCAGTACTTTGACAAGATGGACGCCGACATCAACGTGACAAAGGCCGACGTGGAAAAG gcGCGGCAGCACGCTCAGGTCAGGCACCAGATGGCGGCCGACAGCAAGAGCGATTACTCGTCCTACCTGCACAAGTTCAACCAGGAGCAGAACGAACACTATTACACCGTCATACCCAACATCTTCCAG AAACTCCAAGACATGGAGGAGAAGCGCATTGAGAGGTTAGGAGCGTGCATGAGGACGTTCGCCGACGTGGACCGGCAGGTCATCCCCATCGTGGGAAAGTGTCTGGACGGCATGAGCAAGGCGGCCGAGGCCATCGAGGCCAAAACG GACTCCAAGCAGGTCGTGGAGTCGTACAAGTCCGGCTTTGAGCCGCCGGGGGACGTGGAGTTCGAGGACTACGAGCAGGCCATGAAGAGGGCGGTGTCGGAAAGCAGCTTGAACAACTCTCGGGGGGAGGTCCGCGAGAGGCCCACCGGCAAAAGCAAAGGCAAACTCTGGCCTTTCatcaagaacaaaaacaag CTTTCTCTCAAGCTG GGTTCCGGACCTGAGGACTTCAGCCACCTGCCGCCGGAACAGCGAAGGAAGAAGCTGCAGGGCAAGTTGGACGAGCTCAACAAAGACATTCAAAAGGAGACGGACCAGAG GGACGCGCTGACCAAGATGAAAGACGTTTACGTGAAGAATCCGCAGATGGGCGACGCCGCCAGCCTGGACCCTCGGTTAGCCGAGCTCGGGCAGAACATCGAGAAGCTGCAGTTTGAAGTGCAGAAATTTGAG GGCTGGCTGGCCGAGGTGGAGGAGCGGATGCCCTCCAAGAGCGACACGCATCGGCGGAGCGGACTCTACGAGAGCCACAGCAGCGGCGCCGTCAACAACAACTGCGCCCAGGATCGAGAGAG CCCCGACGGCAGCTACACGGAGGAGCAGAATTCGGAGATCCACGAAAAGGCCAACGTGGCCAACGCCAAGCCCCCCCCGGTGGCCGTCACGCCCGAGTTTGACGACGAGTTTGACGACGAGGAGTCGCTGCCCACCATCGGAAACTGCAAAGCCTTGTATCCGTTTGACG GCCACAACGAGGGCACCATCTCGGTGGCCGAGGGCGAGCTGCTCTACGTCATCGAGGAGGACAAAGGCGACGGCTGGACGCGGGTGCGCCGCAACCAGGACGAGGAGGGCTACGTGCCCACCTCCTACGTGGAGGTCTTCTTGGGGACCAACGCCAAAGGTGCCATGACCTACATTTGA
- the LOC119131066 gene encoding formin-binding protein 1 isoform X15, producing MSWGSELWDQFDNLEKHTQWGIDFLEKYAKFVKERSEIEINYAKQIRNLSKKYQPKKTSREEEENKYTFCKAFLTTLNELNDYAGQHEVIAENLTSQIITELSRYLQDLKTDRKSHFHDGRKAQQHIESLWKQLESCKRKFERDCKEADKAQQYFDKMDADINVTKADVEKARQHAQVRHQMAADSKSDYSSYLHKFNQEQNEHYYTVIPNIFQKLQDMEEKRIERLGACMRTFADVDRQVIPIVGKCLDGMSKAAEAIEAKTDSKQVVESYKSGFEPPGDVEFEDYEQAMKRAVSESSLNNSRGEVRERPTGKSKGKLWPFIKNKNKFMSLLTSPRQPPPAPPASSPPSPSADSQSPKQHKEPLSHRLNDFMASKPKMHCLRSLRRGLSLKLLTLNSHVRNLIEGSGPEDFSHLPPEQRRKKLQGKLDELNKDIQKETDQRDALTKMKDVYVKNPQMGDAASLDPRLAELGQNIEKLQFEVQKFEGWLAEVEERMPSKSDTHRRSGLYESHSSGAVNNNCAQDRERPSSSPDGSYTEEQNSEIHEKANVANAKPPPVAVTPEFDDEFDDEESLPTIGNCKALYPFDGHNEGTISVAEGELLYVIEEDKGDGWTRVRRNQDEEGYVPTSYVEVFLGTNAKGAMTYI from the exons GAATTTATCCAAGAAGTACCAACCGAAGAAGACCTCgcgggaagaggaggagaacaa GTACACGTTCTGCAAGGCCTTCCTGACCACGCTCAACGAGCTCAACGACTACGCCGGGCAGCACGAGGTGATCGCCGAGAACTTGACGTCGCAGATCATCACCGAGCTCTCGCGCTACCTGCAGGATCTCAAGACCGACAGGAAGTCG CACTTCCACGATGGCCGCAAAGCGCAGCAGCACATCGAGAGCTTGTGGAAACAGCTCGAGTCG TGTAAAAGGAAGTTTGAGCGGGATTGCAAAGAGGCCGACAAAGCGCAGCAGTACTTTGACAAGATGGACGCCGACATCAACGTGACAAAGGCCGACGTGGAAAAG gcGCGGCAGCACGCTCAGGTCAGGCACCAGATGGCGGCCGACAGCAAGAGCGATTACTCGTCCTACCTGCACAAGTTCAACCAGGAGCAGAACGAACACTATTACACCGTCATACCCAACATCTTCCAG AAACTCCAAGACATGGAGGAGAAGCGCATTGAGAGGTTAGGAGCGTGCATGAGGACGTTCGCCGACGTGGACCGGCAGGTCATCCCCATCGTGGGAAAGTGTCTGGACGGCATGAGCAAGGCGGCCGAGGCCATCGAGGCCAAAACG GACTCCAAGCAGGTCGTGGAGTCGTACAAGTCCGGCTTTGAGCCGCCGGGGGACGTGGAGTTCGAGGACTACGAGCAGGCCATGAAGAGGGCGGTGTCGGAAAGCAGCTTGAACAACTCTCGGGGGGAGGTCCGCGAGAGGCCCACCGGCAAAAGCAAAGGCAAACTCTGGCCTTTCatcaagaacaaaaacaag TTTATGTCCCTGTTAACGTCCCCCCGGCAGCCCCCGCCCGCCCCCCCGGCCTCCTCCCCGCCCTCACCCTCTGCCGACTCCCAATCTCCCAAGCAGCACAAGGAGCCCCTCTCGCACCGCCTCAACGACTTCATGGCCTCCAAGCCCAAAATGCACTGCCTGCGGAGCCTGAGGCGAGGG CTTTCTCTCAAGCTG CTCACACTCAATTCCCACGTCCGGAATCTCATTGAG GGTTCCGGACCTGAGGACTTCAGCCACCTGCCGCCGGAACAGCGAAGGAAGAAGCTGCAGGGCAAGTTGGACGAGCTCAACAAAGACATTCAAAAGGAGACGGACCAGAG GGACGCGCTGACCAAGATGAAAGACGTTTACGTGAAGAATCCGCAGATGGGCGACGCCGCCAGCCTGGACCCTCGGTTAGCCGAGCTCGGGCAGAACATCGAGAAGCTGCAGTTTGAAGTGCAGAAATTTGAG GGCTGGCTGGCCGAGGTGGAGGAGCGGATGCCCTCCAAGAGCGACACGCATCGGCGGAGCGGACTCTACGAGAGCCACAGCAGCGGCGCCGTCAACAACAACTGCGCCCAGGATCGAGAGAG GCCCTCGAGCAGCCCCGACGGCAGCTACACGGAGGAGCAGAATTCGGAGATCCACGAAAAGGCCAACGTGGCCAACGCCAAGCCCCCCCCGGTGGCCGTCACGCCCGAGTTTGACGACGAGTTTGACGACGAGGAGTCGCTGCCCACCATCGGAAACTGCAAAGCCTTGTATCCGTTTGACG GCCACAACGAGGGCACCATCTCGGTGGCCGAGGGCGAGCTGCTCTACGTCATCGAGGAGGACAAAGGCGACGGCTGGACGCGGGTGCGCCGCAACCAGGACGAGGAGGGCTACGTGCCCACCTCCTACGTGGAGGTCTTCTTGGGGACCAACGCCAAAGGTGCCATGACCTACATTTGA
- the LOC119131066 gene encoding formin-binding protein 1 isoform X29, with product MSWGSELWDQFDNLEKHTQWGIDFLEKYAKFVKERSEIEINYAKQIRNLSKKYQPKKTSREEEENKYTFCKAFLTTLNELNDYAGQHEVIAENLTSQIITELSRYLQDLKTDRKSHFHDGRKAQQHIESLWKQLESCKRKFERDCKEADKAQQYFDKMDADINVTKADVEKRSSLKARQHAQVRHQMAADSKSDYSSYLHKFNQEQNEHYYTVIPNIFQKLQDMEEKRIERLGACMRTFADVDRQVIPIVGKCLDGMSKAAEAIEAKTDSKQVVESYKSGFEPPGDVEFEDYEQAMKRAVSESSLNNSRGEVRERPTGKSKGKLWPFIKNKNKFMSLLTSPRQPPPAPPASSPPSPSADSQSPKQHKEPLSHRLNDFMASKPKMHCLRSLRRGLSLKLGSGPEDFSHLPPEQRRKKLQGKLDELNKDIQKETDQRDALTKMKDVYVKNPQMGDAASLDPRLAELGQNIEKLQFEVQKFEGWLAEVEERMPSKSDTHRRSGLYESHSSGAVNNNCAQDRESPDGSYTEEQNSEIHEKANVANAKPPPVAVTPEFDDEFDDEESLPTIGNCKALYPFDGHNEGTISVAEGELLYVIEEDKGDGWTRVRRNQDEEGYVPTSYVEVFLGTNAKGAMTYI from the exons GAATTTATCCAAGAAGTACCAACCGAAGAAGACCTCgcgggaagaggaggagaacaa GTACACGTTCTGCAAGGCCTTCCTGACCACGCTCAACGAGCTCAACGACTACGCCGGGCAGCACGAGGTGATCGCCGAGAACTTGACGTCGCAGATCATCACCGAGCTCTCGCGCTACCTGCAGGATCTCAAGACCGACAGGAAGTCG CACTTCCACGATGGCCGCAAAGCGCAGCAGCACATCGAGAGCTTGTGGAAACAGCTCGAGTCG TGTAAAAGGAAGTTTGAGCGGGATTGCAAAGAGGCCGACAAAGCGCAGCAGTACTTTGACAAGATGGACGCCGACATCAACGTGACAAAGGCCGACGTGGAAAAG CGAAGTTCCCTCAAG gcGCGGCAGCACGCTCAGGTCAGGCACCAGATGGCGGCCGACAGCAAGAGCGATTACTCGTCCTACCTGCACAAGTTCAACCAGGAGCAGAACGAACACTATTACACCGTCATACCCAACATCTTCCAG AAACTCCAAGACATGGAGGAGAAGCGCATTGAGAGGTTAGGAGCGTGCATGAGGACGTTCGCCGACGTGGACCGGCAGGTCATCCCCATCGTGGGAAAGTGTCTGGACGGCATGAGCAAGGCGGCCGAGGCCATCGAGGCCAAAACG GACTCCAAGCAGGTCGTGGAGTCGTACAAGTCCGGCTTTGAGCCGCCGGGGGACGTGGAGTTCGAGGACTACGAGCAGGCCATGAAGAGGGCGGTGTCGGAAAGCAGCTTGAACAACTCTCGGGGGGAGGTCCGCGAGAGGCCCACCGGCAAAAGCAAAGGCAAACTCTGGCCTTTCatcaagaacaaaaacaag TTTATGTCCCTGTTAACGTCCCCCCGGCAGCCCCCGCCCGCCCCCCCGGCCTCCTCCCCGCCCTCACCCTCTGCCGACTCCCAATCTCCCAAGCAGCACAAGGAGCCCCTCTCGCACCGCCTCAACGACTTCATGGCCTCCAAGCCCAAAATGCACTGCCTGCGGAGCCTGAGGCGAGGG CTTTCTCTCAAGCTG GGTTCCGGACCTGAGGACTTCAGCCACCTGCCGCCGGAACAGCGAAGGAAGAAGCTGCAGGGCAAGTTGGACGAGCTCAACAAAGACATTCAAAAGGAGACGGACCAGAG GGACGCGCTGACCAAGATGAAAGACGTTTACGTGAAGAATCCGCAGATGGGCGACGCCGCCAGCCTGGACCCTCGGTTAGCCGAGCTCGGGCAGAACATCGAGAAGCTGCAGTTTGAAGTGCAGAAATTTGAG GGCTGGCTGGCCGAGGTGGAGGAGCGGATGCCCTCCAAGAGCGACACGCATCGGCGGAGCGGACTCTACGAGAGCCACAGCAGCGGCGCCGTCAACAACAACTGCGCCCAGGATCGAGAGAG CCCCGACGGCAGCTACACGGAGGAGCAGAATTCGGAGATCCACGAAAAGGCCAACGTGGCCAACGCCAAGCCCCCCCCGGTGGCCGTCACGCCCGAGTTTGACGACGAGTTTGACGACGAGGAGTCGCTGCCCACCATCGGAAACTGCAAAGCCTTGTATCCGTTTGACG GCCACAACGAGGGCACCATCTCGGTGGCCGAGGGCGAGCTGCTCTACGTCATCGAGGAGGACAAAGGCGACGGCTGGACGCGGGTGCGCCGCAACCAGGACGAGGAGGGCTACGTGCCCACCTCCTACGTGGAGGTCTTCTTGGGGACCAACGCCAAAGGTGCCATGACCTACATTTGA
- the LOC119131066 gene encoding formin-binding protein 1 isoform X13 — protein MSWGSELWDQFDNLEKHTQWGIDFLEKYAKFVKERSEIEINYAKQIRNLSKKYQPKKTSREEEENKYTFCKAFLTTLNELNDYAGQHEVIAENLTSQIITELSRYLQDLKTDRKSHFHDGRKAQQHIESLWKQLESCKRKFERDCKEADKAQQYFDKMDADINVTKADVEKRSSLKARQHAQVRHQMAADSKSDYSSYLHKFNQEQNEHYYTVIPNIFQKLQDMEEKRIERLGACMRTFADVDRQVIPIVGKCLDGMSKAAEAIEAKTDSKQVVESYKSGFEPPGDVEFEDYEQAMKRAVSESSLNNSRGEVRERPTGKSKGKLWPFIKNKNKFMSLLTSPRQPPPAPPASSPPSPSADSQSPKQHKEPLSHRLNDFMASKPKMHCLRSLRRGLSLKLLTLNSHVRNLIEGSGPEDFSHLPPEQRRKKLQGKLDELNKDIQKETDQRDALTKMKDVYVKNPQMGDAASLDPRLAELGQNIEKLQFEVQKFEGWLAEVEERMPSKSDTHRRSGLYESHSSGAVNNNCAQDRERPSSSPDGSYTEEQNSEIHEKANVANAKPPPVAVTPEFDDEFDDEESLPTIGNCKALYPFDGHNEGTISVAEGELLYVIEEDKGDGWTRVRRNQDEEGYVPTSYVEVFLGTNAKGAMTYI, from the exons GAATTTATCCAAGAAGTACCAACCGAAGAAGACCTCgcgggaagaggaggagaacaa GTACACGTTCTGCAAGGCCTTCCTGACCACGCTCAACGAGCTCAACGACTACGCCGGGCAGCACGAGGTGATCGCCGAGAACTTGACGTCGCAGATCATCACCGAGCTCTCGCGCTACCTGCAGGATCTCAAGACCGACAGGAAGTCG CACTTCCACGATGGCCGCAAAGCGCAGCAGCACATCGAGAGCTTGTGGAAACAGCTCGAGTCG TGTAAAAGGAAGTTTGAGCGGGATTGCAAAGAGGCCGACAAAGCGCAGCAGTACTTTGACAAGATGGACGCCGACATCAACGTGACAAAGGCCGACGTGGAAAAG CGAAGTTCCCTCAAG gcGCGGCAGCACGCTCAGGTCAGGCACCAGATGGCGGCCGACAGCAAGAGCGATTACTCGTCCTACCTGCACAAGTTCAACCAGGAGCAGAACGAACACTATTACACCGTCATACCCAACATCTTCCAG AAACTCCAAGACATGGAGGAGAAGCGCATTGAGAGGTTAGGAGCGTGCATGAGGACGTTCGCCGACGTGGACCGGCAGGTCATCCCCATCGTGGGAAAGTGTCTGGACGGCATGAGCAAGGCGGCCGAGGCCATCGAGGCCAAAACG GACTCCAAGCAGGTCGTGGAGTCGTACAAGTCCGGCTTTGAGCCGCCGGGGGACGTGGAGTTCGAGGACTACGAGCAGGCCATGAAGAGGGCGGTGTCGGAAAGCAGCTTGAACAACTCTCGGGGGGAGGTCCGCGAGAGGCCCACCGGCAAAAGCAAAGGCAAACTCTGGCCTTTCatcaagaacaaaaacaag TTTATGTCCCTGTTAACGTCCCCCCGGCAGCCCCCGCCCGCCCCCCCGGCCTCCTCCCCGCCCTCACCCTCTGCCGACTCCCAATCTCCCAAGCAGCACAAGGAGCCCCTCTCGCACCGCCTCAACGACTTCATGGCCTCCAAGCCCAAAATGCACTGCCTGCGGAGCCTGAGGCGAGGG CTTTCTCTCAAGCTG CTCACACTCAATTCCCACGTCCGGAATCTCATTGAG GGTTCCGGACCTGAGGACTTCAGCCACCTGCCGCCGGAACAGCGAAGGAAGAAGCTGCAGGGCAAGTTGGACGAGCTCAACAAAGACATTCAAAAGGAGACGGACCAGAG GGACGCGCTGACCAAGATGAAAGACGTTTACGTGAAGAATCCGCAGATGGGCGACGCCGCCAGCCTGGACCCTCGGTTAGCCGAGCTCGGGCAGAACATCGAGAAGCTGCAGTTTGAAGTGCAGAAATTTGAG GGCTGGCTGGCCGAGGTGGAGGAGCGGATGCCCTCCAAGAGCGACACGCATCGGCGGAGCGGACTCTACGAGAGCCACAGCAGCGGCGCCGTCAACAACAACTGCGCCCAGGATCGAGAGAG GCCCTCGAGCAGCCCCGACGGCAGCTACACGGAGGAGCAGAATTCGGAGATCCACGAAAAGGCCAACGTGGCCAACGCCAAGCCCCCCCCGGTGGCCGTCACGCCCGAGTTTGACGACGAGTTTGACGACGAGGAGTCGCTGCCCACCATCGGAAACTGCAAAGCCTTGTATCCGTTTGACG GCCACAACGAGGGCACCATCTCGGTGGCCGAGGGCGAGCTGCTCTACGTCATCGAGGAGGACAAAGGCGACGGCTGGACGCGGGTGCGCCGCAACCAGGACGAGGAGGGCTACGTGCCCACCTCCTACGTGGAGGTCTTCTTGGGGACCAACGCCAAAGGTGCCATGACCTACATTTGA
- the LOC119131066 gene encoding formin-binding protein 1 isoform X18, which translates to MSWGSELWDQFDNLEKHTQWGIDFLEKYAKFVKERSEIEINYAKQIRNLSKKYQPKKTSREEEENKYTFCKAFLTTLNELNDYAGQHEVIAENLTSQIITELSRYLQDLKTDRKSHFHDGRKAQQHIESLWKQLESCKRKFERDCKEADKAQQYFDKMDADINVTKADVEKARQHAQVRHQMAADSKSDYSSYLHKFNQEQNEHYYTVIPNIFQKLQDMEEKRIERLGACMRTFADVDRQVIPIVGKCLDGMSKAAEAIEAKTDSKQVVESYKSGFEPPGDVEFEDYEQAMKRAVSESSLNNSRGEVRERPTGKSKGKLWPFIKNKNKFMSLLTSPRQPPPAPPASSPPSPSADSQSPKQHKEPLSHRLNDFMASKPKMHCLRSLRRGLSLKLGSGPEDFSHLPPEQRRKKLQGKLDELNKDIQKETDQRDALTKMKDVYVKNPQMGDAASLDPRLAELGQNIEKLQFEVQKFEGWLAEVEERMPSKSDTHRRSGLYESHSSGAVNNNCAQDRESPDGSYTEEQNSEIHEKANVANAKPPPVAVTPEFDDEFDDEESLPTIGNCKALYPFDGHNEGTISVAEGELLYVIEEDKGDGWTRVRRNQDEEGYVPTSYVEVFLGTNAKGAMTYI; encoded by the exons GAATTTATCCAAGAAGTACCAACCGAAGAAGACCTCgcgggaagaggaggagaacaa GTACACGTTCTGCAAGGCCTTCCTGACCACGCTCAACGAGCTCAACGACTACGCCGGGCAGCACGAGGTGATCGCCGAGAACTTGACGTCGCAGATCATCACCGAGCTCTCGCGCTACCTGCAGGATCTCAAGACCGACAGGAAGTCG CACTTCCACGATGGCCGCAAAGCGCAGCAGCACATCGAGAGCTTGTGGAAACAGCTCGAGTCG TGTAAAAGGAAGTTTGAGCGGGATTGCAAAGAGGCCGACAAAGCGCAGCAGTACTTTGACAAGATGGACGCCGACATCAACGTGACAAAGGCCGACGTGGAAAAG gcGCGGCAGCACGCTCAGGTCAGGCACCAGATGGCGGCCGACAGCAAGAGCGATTACTCGTCCTACCTGCACAAGTTCAACCAGGAGCAGAACGAACACTATTACACCGTCATACCCAACATCTTCCAG AAACTCCAAGACATGGAGGAGAAGCGCATTGAGAGGTTAGGAGCGTGCATGAGGACGTTCGCCGACGTGGACCGGCAGGTCATCCCCATCGTGGGAAAGTGTCTGGACGGCATGAGCAAGGCGGCCGAGGCCATCGAGGCCAAAACG GACTCCAAGCAGGTCGTGGAGTCGTACAAGTCCGGCTTTGAGCCGCCGGGGGACGTGGAGTTCGAGGACTACGAGCAGGCCATGAAGAGGGCGGTGTCGGAAAGCAGCTTGAACAACTCTCGGGGGGAGGTCCGCGAGAGGCCCACCGGCAAAAGCAAAGGCAAACTCTGGCCTTTCatcaagaacaaaaacaag TTTATGTCCCTGTTAACGTCCCCCCGGCAGCCCCCGCCCGCCCCCCCGGCCTCCTCCCCGCCCTCACCCTCTGCCGACTCCCAATCTCCCAAGCAGCACAAGGAGCCCCTCTCGCACCGCCTCAACGACTTCATGGCCTCCAAGCCCAAAATGCACTGCCTGCGGAGCCTGAGGCGAGGG CTTTCTCTCAAGCTG GGTTCCGGACCTGAGGACTTCAGCCACCTGCCGCCGGAACAGCGAAGGAAGAAGCTGCAGGGCAAGTTGGACGAGCTCAACAAAGACATTCAAAAGGAGACGGACCAGAG GGACGCGCTGACCAAGATGAAAGACGTTTACGTGAAGAATCCGCAGATGGGCGACGCCGCCAGCCTGGACCCTCGGTTAGCCGAGCTCGGGCAGAACATCGAGAAGCTGCAGTTTGAAGTGCAGAAATTTGAG GGCTGGCTGGCCGAGGTGGAGGAGCGGATGCCCTCCAAGAGCGACACGCATCGGCGGAGCGGACTCTACGAGAGCCACAGCAGCGGCGCCGTCAACAACAACTGCGCCCAGGATCGAGAGAG CCCCGACGGCAGCTACACGGAGGAGCAGAATTCGGAGATCCACGAAAAGGCCAACGTGGCCAACGCCAAGCCCCCCCCGGTGGCCGTCACGCCCGAGTTTGACGACGAGTTTGACGACGAGGAGTCGCTGCCCACCATCGGAAACTGCAAAGCCTTGTATCCGTTTGACG GCCACAACGAGGGCACCATCTCGGTGGCCGAGGGCGAGCTGCTCTACGTCATCGAGGAGGACAAAGGCGACGGCTGGACGCGGGTGCGCCGCAACCAGGACGAGGAGGGCTACGTGCCCACCTCCTACGTGGAGGTCTTCTTGGGGACCAACGCCAAAGGTGCCATGACCTACATTTGA